The following are encoded in a window of Megalops cyprinoides isolate fMegCyp1 chromosome 16, fMegCyp1.pri, whole genome shotgun sequence genomic DNA:
- the c16hxorf65 gene encoding uncharacterized protein CXorf65 homolog, whose amino-acid sequence MFVYLRHGDNQQFLVNTNCPIILLLQHIKAKLELAETELVDLCDDSGALKLLFLSQQPQECARQQLPPRCSFTICAVHREWMEDGAFVSISPLLADPEPALLEALQAQTVSLEKARLRQLRPQEDLRGPAGKAQRAKGRGHALQPDPSAEESPRKTGSRKRRT is encoded by the exons ATGTTCGTTTACCTCAGACATGGAG ACAACCAGCAGTTCCTGGTCAACACCAACTGTCCCATCATCCTACTGCTGCAGCACATCAAGGCAAAGCTGGAGCTGGCCGAGAccg agctgGTGGATCTGTGTGATGACAGCGGGGCCCTGAAGCTGCTCTTCCTGTCCCAGCAGCCTCAGGAGTGCGCCCGGCAACAGCTGCCTCCTCGCTGCTCCTTCACCATCTGCGCTGTCCACCGTGAGT GGATGGAGGATGGTGCTTTTGTCTCCATCTCACCCCTACTAGCTGACCCTGAACCTGCACTGCTGG aggccCTGCAGGCTCAGACAGTCAGTCTGGAGAAGGCTCGGCTGAGGCAGCTCCGCCCTCAGGAGGATCTCAGGGGGCCGGCGGGGAAGGCgcagagg GCCAAGGGGCGTGGCCACGCTCTGCAACCGGACCCCTCAGCAGAGGAGTCACCCCGCAAGACTGGAAGCCGGAAACGGAGGACCTGA